ATGCAAAAGCTCTTTGCAACAAAAAAAGTACAAGTTACAGATAGCTTTGCAGCAGGAGCAGATGGAAAAACTTTAAATTATACAGTAGCAACTCCTATTATAAAAGATGGAAATGTAGATGGATGTGTGTTTGCGGCAATTTATTTTGATGAATTGGAAGATGTTCTTAAACAAGTAAAAGGAAGTCAACAGCAAAACTTTATACTATTTGGTAGTGAAAATCAAGTGATGAATTCAAGTAATGGTGAATCAACTTATGGAGAAAAATACATAAAACTTTCACAGAAAACAAAGTATTTTGGGACAAATGCCAAAGAAGTAGAAAAAGATATATTTAATGGCAAGTCAGGTGATTATTGGGCATTTGAAAAAGGGCAATTGTACTTTATGTCTTATACACCAGTTAAAAATACAAATTGGAATTTATTTTGTAGAGTAAACTTCATGGATGTATTTGCTTTAAGTTTAATCCCTATGAGTTGTATTTTAATTGTTATAACTTTAGTATTCCTTGTTTTAATTTATATGGAAAGAAGCTTTATGAAGAAACGTATGGAAGTTATAGATATGCTGTTGGGTTCTGTTCAAGAACTAGAAAAACGCATTTATCAGACAGAAAGACCTAATGAAGTAGATTTTAAAGAGATTATTCAACTTACAAGTAAAGGACTGACAGATGGGTTAACAGGAGTTGTAACACGTACAGTATTTTTTGACCAGATAAGTAATCGTGTTAAAGTAGAAGACTCTGGAACACTTTCTGTATTCTCTTTTATTGATTTAGATGATTTGAAGAATATTAATGATTTGTATGGACATGAAACTGGTGATATGGTTTTAAAAAATGTCGGATATGTACTTCGAGAGTATGAAAAAAAATATAATGGATTAATTGGACGTTATGGTGGAGATGAATTTGTTATGTTACTATCTGGTTTTTCGTGTAAAGAAGACATAGATGATTTATTAGATGAAATGACAATTCGTTTACACACTGAAGTATTAACTAGTGATGGAATTGTTAGAACTCATTGTAGTATTGGCGCTGTTGTGTGCACCTCAGAAAACAATAATGATATAGAGAATTTATTAAATAAGGCTGATGAAGCTTTATACTATGTTAAACGTAATGGAAAAGGAAACTATCGTTTAGTTTAATCTCTATGGAAGGAGTTGTTTTATATGAAAAATGTATATAAAAGGATTTTTATATGTTTAGTCATTGGATTGTTATCATTTTTGTGTTTTAGTAAAGGTATCTTACACATATTTGATGGTCAAGATGATATAGATAATAAAAAAGTAGAAAGCGTATTAAAGGCATATAAAAATAATATTACTTTAAATTTAAAAGAAAAATATAACTATACTGATGATTTAAAAACAGCCTTGATTTTAAATAACTATTCTATAGAGGCATTGGATGATATTGCAAAAAAAGTACTTAAAAATGACGCTTGCATGTATATTTCCATTTTAGAAAAACATAATGTATCTGCATTTTTTTCAAAATCTGCAACAAAAAATATGATTGCTACTCAAATGAAAAATCTAAACTATTCTTACTCATTAGCAGAGTCTGTTAAAGGCTTGGTAGTAGAAGGACCATTTGAAGATTCTGTATCAAATAAAGAAGTATTTTTAATTATTAATCCTATATATAAAAATGGAAAGTATTGGGGAGAAGTTGCAATAGCGTTGGATTCTAAAAAGATAATAGATGCTTTTAATTTAAAACAATTAAAAAGTGCTGGATTTGAGTATGAACTTTGGAGAGTAGATTTAAATGATGGTTCAAAGTCTACAATAGAAATTTCTACTCAAGATTTTGATTTTTCTAAATCACAAGAAATTAAGTTTAAGTTTCCTACTGTTTGGACACTAAGTATTATAAATGAAAATGGATTTTCCAGTAAAAATCTAATTTTTATTATTCATATAATATTTTTGATTTTTTCAGTATTAATAGCAGGTATTGTTTTTATTTATCTTGGAAAGAAAAGTGTTGACCGTGAATTAAGAGAGCAAAAATTAAGAGATTTAGAAACTGGAGTATGGAATAAAAAAGGACTTTTAATTAAATTAAAAGAAATACTACAAAAAAATCCTGATGAAGTTGTAGTATTGTACATAAGTATTACAAATTATAGTAGATTTGCTCCAATACTAAGCTTTGATGAAAAAAAAGAGTATATTGAACATATTGTACAAACTTTGGAGAATTACATCACTAGCTCTCATTTCGTTGCTCGTATAGGAGAAGAAAGTTTTGTTTTAGCATTTAAAGAAAAATGTGGTAAAAATGAATTGTTAAGTATTGAAAAAGGAATTTCTTTAGAACTGCTAAGAAAAATCAATGTAAGGAATCAAGAAATATTCTTGACTATAGGTTATGGAGCAGCTATGTCTATTGATAATGGTAAGGATGCAGAAAAACTTTTACTTGCAGCAATTGATGATTATGAAAGAAGATTTCCTTCCATAGCTCCTATTCGTGATTTTACTAAAAAATGTGAGGATATGCTTGACGAAAAAAAACAGATTGTATTTGGAGAATACTCTGATTTAGATATAAATAGATTGGCAAGAGTCATATATAAATATTATAGAAAAGTACAACGAATTATGTACAAAGATTATAGTATTGATGTTGGAAATCGAAGAGGATATATACGTGATATTGAAGTATTAACTGATTATAATTCAAAAAGAAAATTAGATTTATTTTTAATAGACATTTGTAATTTTGGAAAGTTTAATGAATTATTTTCAATTGAGATAGGGGATTTAGTTTTAAAAGAGGTTACTAACAACTTAAGAAAAGTATTTCCAGATTATCTATACCGTATTAATGGAGATGTTTTTTTAGGAATTTCATTTAATAAAGAATCATATTTGTCTGTACTAGATAAAATTGAAGATATATTTTCAAATTCTTTAAATATAAAAGATATGTTTCTTGATGTAAAATGTAACATTGGTATTTGCCAATATCCATCTCATGGAAAAGATGCATATGAGTTACTTGAAAAGGCACAAATTGCACTTGGATATGTAAAAGAAAGTACTCAAAATCATGTTCAGGTTTATAACGATGAATTGACTAATATAATTTATCGTGAAAATAATATAATTAAATGTATAAAACAAAGTATAGAAGAACAAACATTAGAGGTTTGGTACCAACCAATTTTTAATGTGGAAAAAAACTGTTATATTAAAGCAGAGGCTTTAGTTAGATTAAAAGATGAAGAAGGAAACTACTATTCAGCTCTTGATGTAATAAATTGTGCAGAAAAAAATGGGCTTATTAAAGACGTTGGGTTATATGTATTACAACAATCATGTAAAGTAACTAAAATAATAAAAGATAAAAATATGAACTTTGAGCAAATGCATGTAAATTTATCTGTCCAACAAATTATACATAAAGATTGTGCAAATGATATATTAGAATGTATTAAAAATTGTGAACTAGATACAAAATATATTTCAGTTGAAGTAACAGAAAGTGTGTTTATGGAAACATTTGAGGTTGCTACCATGACTCTTGATAAGCTAAAAAAAGAAGGTATAGGTATAAATTTAGATGATTTTGGAAGTGGATTTAGTAGTTTAAATTATTTAGCTAATTTACCTATTGAGAATTTAAAAATTGATAAAGGCCTAGTAAAACAAGTTAAATTTTCATCTAAGCAATATGAATTAATGAAGGCTATTGTACAAATGGCAAAAATAAACAATATGGATGTTGTAGCAGAAGGTGTTGAAACAGAAGAGACTTTAAATCTAGTCGTTTCTGCTGGTGTAAATTTAATTCAAGGTTATTATTTCTCAAAACCTCTAAATGAAAATAAATTTATTGAATTGATGACTCAAAATGATTGATAGATATTAGTGTTTTCAATAGAGCTACTCTTGAAATATGGTAATATATATTAAGGGTGAATGGTTTAAAGAGTATATATTTAATGGAGGTATACAATTTGAAAATTACAAAAACAAAACTATCTATCATAATTTTACCTGTCTTAGCTTTTGTAATATTATTTTTAAGTACAAATCATAGTTTAATAGATAATAAGCAGTACAATAAAATATATTCAGATTTGAAAGATACAAAGAAAATAGAAATTTATCATAAGTTTAATGGAGGTACTGAGAAAAACTATAAACCAATTGTAGTTACAGATGAAAAATTAATAAATGAGATATTAAGTTTTATGGGGAAGGTAACTGATTTTGAAGAGAGAGACATGAGTGGGGTAGCTGTAAAAAATCAGAAGATAAGATTTTACAATAGTAATGGTGAGCAGAAAATTATAAACTACTCATATGATAGTATATATAATTTTGGAGAAATAAAATACAATAATGATAAATTTAGCTTACCATATGATTTTTTTAGACTAATAAACTCTCTTGATGAATTTAAACCTCAAGATACAAAAATTCCCAATGATGTGAGTGAACTTTTTAAAAAGTATAGTTGGACACCAAGTTTCCTTATATCTTCTCAAAGAAAAACACTTCCCAATAATTTTAAGTATTCCTCAGAAAATACAACAGAGAAAGTATATTGGGCTTATAATATTGAATTGTCTAAAGATATAGGATTAGATTTTTCTAATTTAAATTCAAATGACATTACTGCTGAAATATACAGCTTAATTGAACCACTACCAGATTCATTTGAACCTTTATTAGATGCTAGAGGTATTGTAATAAGACATGAAGGAAAGATTGTAGGAGCATACATTGATTCAGGTAGACATGAAGGAAAGGCGATTAGTTTAAAAAGACATACTTTTAAAGAAGTAAAAAAAGAAGATTTAAATGTGTGGATAGTTGATAATTGTATAGATAAAACTAATTCTCTATATAAGGATATATCAAAAATGAGTAATGAAGATTTAATAAGAATGTATCTTAAGTCTATGGAAGAAAATAATACAAGTGAGTTGTTAGCAACCATGGATGTAGAAAGTCAGATAAGTACTCTATTTATTAATTTGGATAATCGTAAACTTTTTAATGATACTAGATTTGAAATGAATTTACCAGATTATATTAATAGTGATACAATTGTATATATAGAAAAAATAGATTCAGGAGAAGAAGAAGAAAAAGATAAAAGAAGTTATAATGTAATATTTGCCAATGATGGGGTAGAAAAAGCTGGTGGGAAATTAGGTTTTTCTGATATTAATATTGATGTTATAAATGATGGTGGAGTGTGGAAAGTATCTGGATTTACGAAATAAATTTAAACTTAAAATTATTAATGTTAAAATTTGATATTGTCTTGAAAAATAATTAAAAGTATTTAATAATAGAATTAAGGGTAAAATAAATTAAGAACTTAAGATATTGAATATTAATGTATACTTTTAATGTGATATCCAAATAAATCCTAAATTTAATTTGAGTTTTAATATATATGGTCTAAGGTTTGATTATTAAAGATTTAATTGTAAGTTGTTACAGTTGATGATATTGATGTAGAGATTAAAGTTTAGAATAGAAAGTGCACCTTAAATTTTAAAATGTAAATTTAAAAATGTAAGCTAGTACAATCTAAAAATTATAATCACTCAATAGATTTATGGATTTATTTGTTTATTATAAATAAGTGGGAGTAGACTTTTCTACTCCCACTTTGTATATTGTTATTTAATTAAAAAATAATACATTGAAATTCTAAAATTAATTGATATTTCCTGCTTTATTAGCAAATAACTCCTTGATAACGTTGTTTCTAGTAGCTAAATCTCCACTAGAATTATTTGTTTTTTTCATAATTACAGAATAACGCTTTTTATTGATAAAAAATATTAAAATCTTATCATCATCAAAGTTGTATTCTTTGTATCTATCAATAGATTCATAACCTAAATTTAATATGTCTTTATCTTTTATACTATCTATATCCAAAACATATGATGGGTCAGCCTTTAGTAATATATTAATTAAACATTTTTCTTCACCAGCACAAAATAACTCAACCTTATTTGATATAGACTTAGATTGTTCTGAAGTTATTTCTACAGGAATAAGATTACTATTACTATCTCTTAAAAGAGAACCATATGTGTCTTGTTGATATACTAAATTAACTTTTTTCTTAGGAACACTTACCATCTTATCTAAATGTACATAATGATGATTTTCAACAAAACCTTCATTTAATATTTCAACAAAGTTGTCAATTTTACCCAAACAAAAAGATTCTATAGATTCTTTACAGAATTTATTTGTAAATGGTATAATGTTTACGTTTTCCTCATCTGTATTCCATGCTATAGCATAATCCAATGAATATACTTCTTCCTCTATATCTGCAAAATTATATTGTACTATGTTTCCTTTCAAAATTACTCGACCTCCATCTTATAATATATTTAATATACTCTATAAAACTTATATTATACTTAAATAATATCATAAATTGAATAAATATGATATAGTAAATGATGAAAAAATTGAAAAAAATAACTATAAATGAGTATTAAATATAAATAGTGTATACTAATGGGATGGAAAATGTCCACTATTAACTTTATTACCCCACATGTTTATAATTAAATTATTAATATAAAATAGAATCTATCGACAATGAATAGACTTTTAAAAGAACTTAATATAAAATTAATT
This sequence is a window from Clostridioides difficile. Protein-coding genes within it:
- a CDS encoding DUF4830 domain-containing protein, with translation MKITKTKLSIIILPVLAFVILFLSTNHSLIDNKQYNKIYSDLKDTKKIEIYHKFNGGTEKNYKPIVVTDEKLINEILSFMGKVTDFEERDMSGVAVKNQKIRFYNSNGEQKIINYSYDSIYNFGEIKYNNDKFSLPYDFFRLINSLDEFKPQDTKIPNDVSELFKKYSWTPSFLISSQRKTLPNNFKYSSENTTEKVYWAYNIELSKDIGLDFSNLNSNDITAEIYSLIEPLPDSFEPLLDARGIVIRHEGKIVGAYIDSGRHEGKAISLKRHTFKEVKKEDLNVWIVDNCIDKTNSLYKDISKMSNEDLIRMYLKSMEENNTSELLATMDVESQISTLFINLDNRKLFNDTRFEMNLPDYINSDTIVYIEKIDSGEEEEKDKRSYNVIFANDGVEKAGGKLGFSDINIDVINDGGVWKVSGFTK
- a CDS encoding bifunctional diguanylate cyclase/phosphodiesterase, which codes for MKNVYKRIFICLVIGLLSFLCFSKGILHIFDGQDDIDNKKVESVLKAYKNNITLNLKEKYNYTDDLKTALILNNYSIEALDDIAKKVLKNDACMYISILEKHNVSAFFSKSATKNMIATQMKNLNYSYSLAESVKGLVVEGPFEDSVSNKEVFLIINPIYKNGKYWGEVAIALDSKKIIDAFNLKQLKSAGFEYELWRVDLNDGSKSTIEISTQDFDFSKSQEIKFKFPTVWTLSIINENGFSSKNLIFIIHIIFLIFSVLIAGIVFIYLGKKSVDRELREQKLRDLETGVWNKKGLLIKLKEILQKNPDEVVVLYISITNYSRFAPILSFDEKKEYIEHIVQTLENYITSSHFVARIGEESFVLAFKEKCGKNELLSIEKGISLELLRKINVRNQEIFLTIGYGAAMSIDNGKDAEKLLLAAIDDYERRFPSIAPIRDFTKKCEDMLDEKKQIVFGEYSDLDINRLARVIYKYYRKVQRIMYKDYSIDVGNRRGYIRDIEVLTDYNSKRKLDLFLIDICNFGKFNELFSIEIGDLVLKEVTNNLRKVFPDYLYRINGDVFLGISFNKESYLSVLDKIEDIFSNSLNIKDMFLDVKCNIGICQYPSHGKDAYELLEKAQIALGYVKESTQNHVQVYNDELTNIIYRENNIIKCIKQSIEEQTLEVWYQPIFNVEKNCYIKAEALVRLKDEEGNYYSALDVINCAEKNGLIKDVGLYVLQQSCKVTKIIKDKNMNFEQMHVNLSVQQIIHKDCANDILECIKNCELDTKYISVEVTESVFMETFEVATMTLDKLKKEGIGINLDDFGSGFSSLNYLANLPIENLKIDKGLVKQVKFSSKQYELMKAIVQMAKINNMDVVAEGVETEETLNLVVSAGVNLIQGYYFSKPLNENKFIELMTQND
- a CDS encoding sensor domain-containing diguanylate cyclase; amino-acid sequence: MSNKRKYNNKTDDLSFQSFARYFIIFYIIIVLIILCMFCINTVGVMKKDNQDLMSNATNRIEDRVDTTIKLLTSLAKNDYIMDNNVSGVDKSKLLSMYSDQFEYMMICFVDKNIIVWDEEGGNVSLSEREYMQKLFATKKVQVTDSFAAGADGKTLNYTVATPIIKDGNVDGCVFAAIYFDELEDVLKQVKGSQQQNFILFGSENQVMNSSNGESTYGEKYIKLSQKTKYFGTNAKEVEKDIFNGKSGDYWAFEKGQLYFMSYTPVKNTNWNLFCRVNFMDVFALSLIPMSCILIVITLVFLVLIYMERSFMKKRMEVIDMLLGSVQELEKRIYQTERPNEVDFKEIIQLTSKGLTDGLTGVVTRTVFFDQISNRVKVEDSGTLSVFSFIDLDDLKNINDLYGHETGDMVLKNVGYVLREYEKKYNGLIGRYGGDEFVMLLSGFSCKEDIDDLLDEMTIRLHTEVLTSDGIVRTHCSIGAVVCTSENNNDIENLLNKADEALYYVKRNGKGNYRLV